Proteins encoded together in one Lathyrus oleraceus cultivar Zhongwan6 chromosome 5, CAAS_Psat_ZW6_1.0, whole genome shotgun sequence window:
- the LOC127084429 gene encoding tyrosine--tRNA ligase, chloroplastic/mitochondrial — protein sequence MATNFASRSIFFSHSTKLLILPFKPPSSHLPFSLPLRFTRTTCTLQHQQHKQPQTTRSVIGILEERGLLDSITNDSLRSISSNTINAPLKVYCGFDPTAESLHLGNLLGLIVLSWFRRSGHNVVALIGGATARVGDPSGKSLERPELDVETLERNTAGIENTIRTILGRAKNPNFEEMNVNGNDSSVVVLNNYDWWKEFSLLDFLKRVGKYARVGSMMAKESVRKRLESEQGMSYTEFTYQLLQGYDFLHLFQNEGVNVQIGGSDQWGNITAGTELIRKILQVEGATATYGLTFPLLLKSDGTKFGKSEDGAIWLSPSFLSPYKFYQYFFSVPDADVIRFLKILTFLDIDEIVKLEEETKKPGYVPNTAQRRLAEEVTRFVHGEDGLSEALRATEALKPGSETKLDWKTIEGIAEDVPSCSLAYDEVLNQSLVDLSVSSGLFDSKSAVRRLLKQGGLYLNNSRVDSENKRIEAADIVDGKVLLLSAGKKNKVLVRIV from the coding sequence ATGGCCACAAATTTTGCTTCAAGGTCCATTTTCTTCTCCCATTCCACCAAGCTCTTAATCCTCCCTTTCAAACCTCCTTCTTCACACCTCCCCTTTTCTCTTCCTCTCCGTTTCACAAGAACAACCTGCACTctacaacatcaacaacacaaacAACCTCAAACTACTCGAAGTGTCATCGGAATCCTCGAAGAAAGAGGGTTGCTCGACTCCATAACAAACGATTCTCTCAGAAGCATTTCATCAAACACCATTAACGCACCCCTCAAAGTCTACTGTGGGTTCGACCCTACTGCCGAGAGCTTACACTTGGGCAACCTATTGGGTCTCATTGTTCTCTCTTGGTTCCGCCGTTCTGGCCATAACGTGGTTGCTTTGATCGGCGGAGCCACCGCGCGGGTCGGTGACCCATCTGGGAAAAGCCTTGAGAGACCAGAGCTTGATGTCGAAACCTTGGAGAGGAACACTGCAGGTATTGAAAACACCATTAGAACAATCTTGGGTCGTGCTAAAAATCCTAACTTCGAAGAGatgaatgtgaatggtaatgaTTCTTCTGTGGTGGTTTTGAATAATTATGATTGGTGGAAAGAGTTTAGTTTGTTGGATTTTCTTAAAAGGGTTGGTAAGTATGCTAGAGTAGGTTCAATGATGGCTAAGGAGAGTGTTAGGAAGAGATTGGAATCTGAACAAGGAATGAGTTATACTGAGTTTACTTATCAGTTATTGCAGGGTTATGATTTCTTGCATTTGTTTCAAAATGAGGGTGTTAATGTTCAAATTGGGGGTAGTGATCAATGGGGAAATATAACTGCTGGAACTGAGTTGATTAGGAAGATCTTGCAGGTAGAAGGTGCTACTGCTACCTATGGGTTGACATTTCCTCTTTTGTTGAAAAGTGATGGTACGAAATTCGGTAAATCTGAGGACGGTGCAATTTGGTTGTCTCCATCTTTCTTGTCTCCATACAAGTTTTATCAGTATTTTTTCTCTGTTCCAGATGCTGATGTTATTCGGTTTTTGAAAATTCTTACTTTTTTGGATATTGATGAGATTGTTAAGTTGGAGGAAGAGACGAAGAAACCTGGATATGTGCCTAATACTGCTCAGCGGAGACTTGCTGAAGAAGTTACCCGATTTGTTCATGGTGAAGATGGTCTGAGTGAAGCTCTTAGAGCAACTGAAGCATTGAAGCCGGGATCTGAGACAAAGTTGGATTGGAAAACTATTGAGGGGATTGCGGAGGATGTTCCGTCTTGTTCTTTAGCTTATGATGAGGTTTTGAATCAGTCTTTGGTTGATCTTTCAGTTTCTTCTGGTTTGTTCGACAGCAAATCTGCTGTGCGCCGGTTGTTAAAGCAAGGAGGTCTGTACTTGAATAATAGCAGAGTAGATAGTGAGAATAAGAGGATTGAGGCAGCAGATATAGTGGATGGTAAAGTTCTCCTTTTATCTGCAGGAAAAAAGAATAAGGTACTGGTACGAATAGTGTGA